A section of the Larus michahellis chromosome 1, bLarMic1.1, whole genome shotgun sequence genome encodes:
- the USP15 gene encoding ubiquitin carboxyl-terminal hydrolase 15 isoform X3, translating into MFVKHCKVEVYLTELKLCENGNMNNVVTRRFSKADTIDTIEKEIRKIFNIPGEKETRLWNKYMSNTFEPLNKPDSTIQDAGLYQGQVLVIEQKNEDGTWPRGPSTPKSPGASNFSTLPKISPSLSNNYNNMNNRNVKNSNYCLPSYTAYKNYDYSEPGRHNEQPGLCGLSNLGNTCFMNSAIQCLSNTPPLTEYFLNDKYQEELNFDNPLGMRGEIAKSYAELIKQMWSGKYSYVTPRAFKTQVGRFAPQFSGYQQQDCQELLAFLLDGLHEDLNRIRKKPYIQLKDADGRPDKVVAEEAWENHLKRNDSIIVDIFHGLFKSTLVCPECAKISVTFDPFCYLTLPLPMKKERTLEVYLVRMDPLAKPMQYKVVVPKIGNILDLCTALASLSGVAADKMIVTDIYNHRFHRIFGMDENLSSIMERDDIYVFEIAINRTEDTEQVIIPVCLREKCRHTSYSHSGSSLFGQPFLIAVPRNNTEDKLYNLLLLRMCRYVKTCTESEDTEGSLHCCKDHGINGNGPNGIHEEGSPSEMETDEQDDESSQDQELPSENENSQSEDSVGGDNDSENGLCTEDTCKGQPLTGHKKRLFTFQFNNLGNTDINYIKDDTRHIRFDDRQPRLDERSFLALDWDPELKKRYFDDSAAEDFEKHESVEYKPPKKPFVKLKDCIELFTTKEKLGAEDPWYCPNCKEHQQATKKLDLWSLPPVLVVHLKRFSYSRYMRDKLDTLVDFPVNDLDMSEFLINPNAGPCRYNLIAVSNHYGGMGGGHYTAFAKNKDDGKWYYFDDSSVSPACEDQIVSKAAYVLFYQRQDTISGTGFFPLDRETKQGASAATGIPLESDEDSNENDNDIENENCMHTN; encoded by the exons ATGTTTGTAAAGCACTGCAAAGTAGAAGTATATCTAACAGAATTAAAGCTTTGTGAAAATGGAAATATGAACAATGTTGTCACACGAAGATTTAGTAAAGCTGATACAATAG ATACAATTGAAAAAGAGATAAGAAAGATCTTCAATATTCCAGGTGAAAAAGAGACCAGATTGTGGAACAAATACATGAGTAATACTTTTGAACCTTTGAATAAACCGGACAGTACCATACAGGATGCTGGTTTATACCAGGGACAG GTACTGGTGATAGAGCAGAAGAATGAGGATGGAACATGGCCTAGAGGTCCTTCAACTCCTAA gtcCCCAGGTGCATCCAATTTTTCAACTTTACCAAAGATCTCTCCATCTCTATCAAATAATTATAACAACATGAACAACAGAAA tgTGAAAAATTCAAACTATTGTCTCCCATCATATACTGCTTATAAGAATTATGATTATTCAGAGCCAGGAAGACACAATGAGCAGCCAGGCCTATGTGGCCTGAGTAACTTGGGGAATACATGTTTCATGAATTCAGCAATTCAG TGTCTGAGCAACACACCTCCTCTTACAGAATACTTCCTCAATGATAAATACCAAGAAGAGCTGAATTTTGACAATCCTTTAGGAATGCGAGGTGAAATAGCAAAATCTTACGCAGAACTTATCAAGCAAATGTGGTCAGGAAAATACAGCTATGTTACCCCAAGAGCATTCAAG acacaAGTGGGACGATTTGCCCCACAATTTTCTGGTTATCAGCAACAAGATTGTCAAGAGCTACTGGCTTTTCTGTTAGATGGATTACATGAGGATTTGAATCGCATTAGGAAAAAGCCTTACATTCAGTTAAAGGATGCAGACGGGAGACCAGACAAG GTGGTTGCTGAAGAAGCCTGGgaaaaccatttaaaaagaaatgattcCATCATTGTAGATATATTTCATGGCCTTTTTAAATCCACCCTAGTTTGTCCTGAATGTGCTAAGATATCTGTAACCTTTGATCCCTTTTGTTACTTGACACTTCCATTACCCATGAAAAAAGAACGCACTTTGGAAGTTTATTTAGTTAGAATGGATCCACTTGCAAAGCCTATGCAG tacaaagtAGTTGTTCCCAAAATTGGCAATATATTGGATCTTTGCACAGCATTGGCGTCTTTGTCTGGTGTTGCTGCAGATAAG ATGATTGTTACTGATATATACAATCACAGGTTCCACAGGATATTTGGCATGGATGAAAATCTAAGTAGTATTATGGAACGTGATGATATTTACGT atttGAAATTGCTATCAATAGAACAGAAGATACAGAGCAAGTTATAATTCCTGTTTGTTTAAGGGAAAAGTGCAGGCACACTAGCTACAGCCATAGTGGTTCTTCACTGTTTGGTCAACCTTTTCTCATAGCAGTGCCTAGAAACAATACGGAAGATAAACTGTATAACCTGCTGCTGCTAAGAATGTG CCGATATGTAAAAACATGTACTGAAAGTGAAGACACTGAAGGATCCCTACATTGCTGTAAGGACCATGGTATCAACGGTAATGGCCCAAATGGAATACATGAAGAAGGATCTCCAA GTGAAATGGAAACAGATGAACAAGATGATGAATCCAGCCAGGATCAGGAACTTCCTTCAGAGAATGAAAACAGCCAGTCAGAAGACTCAGTTGGAGGTGACAATGACTCTGAAAATGGATTATGTACTGAGGATACTTGCAAAGGTCAACCACTCACGGGACACAAAAAGCGATTGTTTACATTCCAGTTCAATAATTTAGGCAATACTGACATAAACTACATCAAAGATGATACCAGGCATATTAGATTTGATGATAGGCAACCTAGGCTTGATG AAAGATCTTTCCTTGCTTTGGATTGGGATCCTGAATTGAAGAAGAGATATTTTGATGATAGTGCAGCAGAG gattttgaaaaacatgaaaGTGTGGAGTATAAGCCTCCCAAAAAGCCTTTTGTGAAATTAAAAGACTGCATTGAGCTGTTCACAACAAAGGAAAAACTAGGTGCTGAAGACCCTTG gtattGTCCAAACTGTAAAGAGCATCAGCAAGCTACCAAGAAGTTAGACTTGTGGTCACTGCCCCCTGTACTGGTAGTTCATCTGAAGCGCTTTTCCTACAGCAGATACATGAGGGACAAGTTGGATACATTGGTTGACTTTCCAGTAAA cgaCTTGGACATGTCAGAGTTCCTTATTAATCCCAATGCAGGGCCTTGCCGCTACAACTTGATCGCTGTCTCCAACCACTATGGAGGAATGGGAGGAGGGCATT ATActgcttttgcaaaaaataagGATGATGGAAAATGGTACTACTTTGATGACAGTAGTGTGTCCCCTGCGTGTGAGGACCAAATAGTG TCCAAAGCAGCATATGTGCTCTTCTACCAGAGACAGGACACGATCAGTGGAACTGGCTTTTTCCCTCTTGACCGGGAAACTAAACAAGGTGCTTCAGCTGCCACAGGCATCCCACTAGAAAGCGATGAAGACAGCAATGAAAACGATAATGatatagaaaatgaaaattgtatGCACACTAACTAA
- the USP15 gene encoding ubiquitin carboxyl-terminal hydrolase 15 isoform X4 produces MFVKHCKVEVYLTELKLCENGNMNNVVTRRFSKADTIDTIEKEIRKIFNIPGEKETRLWNKYMSNTFEPLNKPDSTIQDAGLYQGQVLVIEQKNEDGTWPRGPSTPNVKNSNYCLPSYTAYKNYDYSEPGRHNEQPGLCGLSNLGNTCFMNSAIQCLSNTPPLTEYFLNDKYQEELNFDNPLGMRGEIAKSYAELIKQMWSGKYSYVTPRAFKTQVGRFAPQFSGYQQQDCQELLAFLLDGLHEDLNRIRKKPYIQLKDADGRPDKVVAEEAWENHLKRNDSIIVDIFHGLFKSTLVCPECAKISVTFDPFCYLTLPLPMKKERTLEVYLVRMDPLAKPMQYKVVVPKIGNILDLCTALASLSGVAADKMIVTDIYNHRFHRIFGMDENLSSIMERDDIYVFEIAINRTEDTEQVIIPVCLREKCRHTSYSHSGSSLFGQPFLIAVPRNNTEDKLYNLLLLRMCRYVKTCTESEDTEGSLHCCKDHGINGNGPNGIHEEGSPSEMETDEQDDESSQDQELPSENENSQSEDSVGGDNDSENGLCTEDTCKGQPLTGHKKRLFTFQFNNLGNTDINYIKDDTRHIRFDDRQPRLDERSFLALDWDPELKKRYFDDSAAEDFEKHESVEYKPPKKPFVKLKDCIELFTTKEKLGAEDPWYCPNCKEHQQATKKLDLWSLPPVLVVHLKRFSYSRYMRDKLDTLVDFPVNDLDMSEFLINPNAGPCRYNLIAVSNHYGGMGGGHYTAFAKNKDDGKWYYFDDSSVSPACEDQIVSKAAYVLFYQRQDTISGTGFFPLDRETKQGASAATGIPLESDEDSNENDNDIENENCMHTN; encoded by the exons ATGTTTGTAAAGCACTGCAAAGTAGAAGTATATCTAACAGAATTAAAGCTTTGTGAAAATGGAAATATGAACAATGTTGTCACACGAAGATTTAGTAAAGCTGATACAATAG ATACAATTGAAAAAGAGATAAGAAAGATCTTCAATATTCCAGGTGAAAAAGAGACCAGATTGTGGAACAAATACATGAGTAATACTTTTGAACCTTTGAATAAACCGGACAGTACCATACAGGATGCTGGTTTATACCAGGGACAG GTACTGGTGATAGAGCAGAAGAATGAGGATGGAACATGGCCTAGAGGTCCTTCAACTCCTAA tgTGAAAAATTCAAACTATTGTCTCCCATCATATACTGCTTATAAGAATTATGATTATTCAGAGCCAGGAAGACACAATGAGCAGCCAGGCCTATGTGGCCTGAGTAACTTGGGGAATACATGTTTCATGAATTCAGCAATTCAG TGTCTGAGCAACACACCTCCTCTTACAGAATACTTCCTCAATGATAAATACCAAGAAGAGCTGAATTTTGACAATCCTTTAGGAATGCGAGGTGAAATAGCAAAATCTTACGCAGAACTTATCAAGCAAATGTGGTCAGGAAAATACAGCTATGTTACCCCAAGAGCATTCAAG acacaAGTGGGACGATTTGCCCCACAATTTTCTGGTTATCAGCAACAAGATTGTCAAGAGCTACTGGCTTTTCTGTTAGATGGATTACATGAGGATTTGAATCGCATTAGGAAAAAGCCTTACATTCAGTTAAAGGATGCAGACGGGAGACCAGACAAG GTGGTTGCTGAAGAAGCCTGGgaaaaccatttaaaaagaaatgattcCATCATTGTAGATATATTTCATGGCCTTTTTAAATCCACCCTAGTTTGTCCTGAATGTGCTAAGATATCTGTAACCTTTGATCCCTTTTGTTACTTGACACTTCCATTACCCATGAAAAAAGAACGCACTTTGGAAGTTTATTTAGTTAGAATGGATCCACTTGCAAAGCCTATGCAG tacaaagtAGTTGTTCCCAAAATTGGCAATATATTGGATCTTTGCACAGCATTGGCGTCTTTGTCTGGTGTTGCTGCAGATAAG ATGATTGTTACTGATATATACAATCACAGGTTCCACAGGATATTTGGCATGGATGAAAATCTAAGTAGTATTATGGAACGTGATGATATTTACGT atttGAAATTGCTATCAATAGAACAGAAGATACAGAGCAAGTTATAATTCCTGTTTGTTTAAGGGAAAAGTGCAGGCACACTAGCTACAGCCATAGTGGTTCTTCACTGTTTGGTCAACCTTTTCTCATAGCAGTGCCTAGAAACAATACGGAAGATAAACTGTATAACCTGCTGCTGCTAAGAATGTG CCGATATGTAAAAACATGTACTGAAAGTGAAGACACTGAAGGATCCCTACATTGCTGTAAGGACCATGGTATCAACGGTAATGGCCCAAATGGAATACATGAAGAAGGATCTCCAA GTGAAATGGAAACAGATGAACAAGATGATGAATCCAGCCAGGATCAGGAACTTCCTTCAGAGAATGAAAACAGCCAGTCAGAAGACTCAGTTGGAGGTGACAATGACTCTGAAAATGGATTATGTACTGAGGATACTTGCAAAGGTCAACCACTCACGGGACACAAAAAGCGATTGTTTACATTCCAGTTCAATAATTTAGGCAATACTGACATAAACTACATCAAAGATGATACCAGGCATATTAGATTTGATGATAGGCAACCTAGGCTTGATG AAAGATCTTTCCTTGCTTTGGATTGGGATCCTGAATTGAAGAAGAGATATTTTGATGATAGTGCAGCAGAG gattttgaaaaacatgaaaGTGTGGAGTATAAGCCTCCCAAAAAGCCTTTTGTGAAATTAAAAGACTGCATTGAGCTGTTCACAACAAAGGAAAAACTAGGTGCTGAAGACCCTTG gtattGTCCAAACTGTAAAGAGCATCAGCAAGCTACCAAGAAGTTAGACTTGTGGTCACTGCCCCCTGTACTGGTAGTTCATCTGAAGCGCTTTTCCTACAGCAGATACATGAGGGACAAGTTGGATACATTGGTTGACTTTCCAGTAAA cgaCTTGGACATGTCAGAGTTCCTTATTAATCCCAATGCAGGGCCTTGCCGCTACAACTTGATCGCTGTCTCCAACCACTATGGAGGAATGGGAGGAGGGCATT ATActgcttttgcaaaaaataagGATGATGGAAAATGGTACTACTTTGATGACAGTAGTGTGTCCCCTGCGTGTGAGGACCAAATAGTG TCCAAAGCAGCATATGTGCTCTTCTACCAGAGACAGGACACGATCAGTGGAACTGGCTTTTTCCCTCTTGACCGGGAAACTAAACAAGGTGCTTCAGCTGCCACAGGCATCCCACTAGAAAGCGATGAAGACAGCAATGAAAACGATAATGatatagaaaatgaaaattgtatGCACACTAACTAA
- the USP15 gene encoding ubiquitin carboxyl-terminal hydrolase 15 isoform X2, giving the protein MAEGGAADLETQRTDVAALLKTALRKGDTWYLVDSRWFKQWKKYVGFDSWDKYQMGDQNVYPGPIDNSGLLKDGDSQSLKEHLIDELDYILLPTEGWNRLVSWYTLMEGQEPIARKVVEQGMFVKHCKVEVYLTELKLCENGNMNNVVTRRFSKADTIDTIEKEIRKIFNIPGEKETRLWNKYMSNTFEPLNKPDSTIQDAGLYQGQVLVIEQKNEDGTWPRGPSTPNVKNSNYCLPSYTAYKNYDYSEPGRHNEQPGLCGLSNLGNTCFMNSAIQCLSNTPPLTEYFLNDKYQEELNFDNPLGMRGEIAKSYAELIKQMWSGKYSYVTPRAFKTQVGRFAPQFSGYQQQDCQELLAFLLDGLHEDLNRIRKKPYIQLKDADGRPDKVVAEEAWENHLKRNDSIIVDIFHGLFKSTLVCPECAKISVTFDPFCYLTLPLPMKKERTLEVYLVRMDPLAKPMQYKVVVPKIGNILDLCTALASLSGVAADKMIVTDIYNHRFHRIFGMDENLSSIMERDDIYVFEIAINRTEDTEQVIIPVCLREKCRHTSYSHSGSSLFGQPFLIAVPRNNTEDKLYNLLLLRMCRYVKTCTESEDTEGSLHCCKDHGINGNGPNGIHEEGSPSEMETDEQDDESSQDQELPSENENSQSEDSVGGDNDSENGLCTEDTCKGQPLTGHKKRLFTFQFNNLGNTDINYIKDDTRHIRFDDRQPRLDERSFLALDWDPELKKRYFDDSAAEDFEKHESVEYKPPKKPFVKLKDCIELFTTKEKLGAEDPWYCPNCKEHQQATKKLDLWSLPPVLVVHLKRFSYSRYMRDKLDTLVDFPVNDLDMSEFLINPNAGPCRYNLIAVSNHYGGMGGGHYTAFAKNKDDGKWYYFDDSSVSPACEDQIVSKAAYVLFYQRQDTISGTGFFPLDRETKQGASAATGIPLESDEDSNENDNDIENENCMHTN; this is encoded by the exons ATGGTGATTCTCAGTCTCTCAAGGAACATCTCATTGATGAGCTGGACTACATCCTTTTGCCAACTGAAGGCTGGAATAGGCTAGTTAGCTGGTACACACTGATGGAAGGTCAAGAGCCAATAGCACGCAAG GTCGTTGAACAGGGTATGTTTGTAAAGCACTGCAAAGTAGAAGTATATCTAACAGAATTAAAGCTTTGTGAAAATGGAAATATGAACAATGTTGTCACACGAAGATTTAGTAAAGCTGATACAATAG ATACAATTGAAAAAGAGATAAGAAAGATCTTCAATATTCCAGGTGAAAAAGAGACCAGATTGTGGAACAAATACATGAGTAATACTTTTGAACCTTTGAATAAACCGGACAGTACCATACAGGATGCTGGTTTATACCAGGGACAG GTACTGGTGATAGAGCAGAAGAATGAGGATGGAACATGGCCTAGAGGTCCTTCAACTCCTAA tgTGAAAAATTCAAACTATTGTCTCCCATCATATACTGCTTATAAGAATTATGATTATTCAGAGCCAGGAAGACACAATGAGCAGCCAGGCCTATGTGGCCTGAGTAACTTGGGGAATACATGTTTCATGAATTCAGCAATTCAG TGTCTGAGCAACACACCTCCTCTTACAGAATACTTCCTCAATGATAAATACCAAGAAGAGCTGAATTTTGACAATCCTTTAGGAATGCGAGGTGAAATAGCAAAATCTTACGCAGAACTTATCAAGCAAATGTGGTCAGGAAAATACAGCTATGTTACCCCAAGAGCATTCAAG acacaAGTGGGACGATTTGCCCCACAATTTTCTGGTTATCAGCAACAAGATTGTCAAGAGCTACTGGCTTTTCTGTTAGATGGATTACATGAGGATTTGAATCGCATTAGGAAAAAGCCTTACATTCAGTTAAAGGATGCAGACGGGAGACCAGACAAG GTGGTTGCTGAAGAAGCCTGGgaaaaccatttaaaaagaaatgattcCATCATTGTAGATATATTTCATGGCCTTTTTAAATCCACCCTAGTTTGTCCTGAATGTGCTAAGATATCTGTAACCTTTGATCCCTTTTGTTACTTGACACTTCCATTACCCATGAAAAAAGAACGCACTTTGGAAGTTTATTTAGTTAGAATGGATCCACTTGCAAAGCCTATGCAG tacaaagtAGTTGTTCCCAAAATTGGCAATATATTGGATCTTTGCACAGCATTGGCGTCTTTGTCTGGTGTTGCTGCAGATAAG ATGATTGTTACTGATATATACAATCACAGGTTCCACAGGATATTTGGCATGGATGAAAATCTAAGTAGTATTATGGAACGTGATGATATTTACGT atttGAAATTGCTATCAATAGAACAGAAGATACAGAGCAAGTTATAATTCCTGTTTGTTTAAGGGAAAAGTGCAGGCACACTAGCTACAGCCATAGTGGTTCTTCACTGTTTGGTCAACCTTTTCTCATAGCAGTGCCTAGAAACAATACGGAAGATAAACTGTATAACCTGCTGCTGCTAAGAATGTG CCGATATGTAAAAACATGTACTGAAAGTGAAGACACTGAAGGATCCCTACATTGCTGTAAGGACCATGGTATCAACGGTAATGGCCCAAATGGAATACATGAAGAAGGATCTCCAA GTGAAATGGAAACAGATGAACAAGATGATGAATCCAGCCAGGATCAGGAACTTCCTTCAGAGAATGAAAACAGCCAGTCAGAAGACTCAGTTGGAGGTGACAATGACTCTGAAAATGGATTATGTACTGAGGATACTTGCAAAGGTCAACCACTCACGGGACACAAAAAGCGATTGTTTACATTCCAGTTCAATAATTTAGGCAATACTGACATAAACTACATCAAAGATGATACCAGGCATATTAGATTTGATGATAGGCAACCTAGGCTTGATG AAAGATCTTTCCTTGCTTTGGATTGGGATCCTGAATTGAAGAAGAGATATTTTGATGATAGTGCAGCAGAG gattttgaaaaacatgaaaGTGTGGAGTATAAGCCTCCCAAAAAGCCTTTTGTGAAATTAAAAGACTGCATTGAGCTGTTCACAACAAAGGAAAAACTAGGTGCTGAAGACCCTTG gtattGTCCAAACTGTAAAGAGCATCAGCAAGCTACCAAGAAGTTAGACTTGTGGTCACTGCCCCCTGTACTGGTAGTTCATCTGAAGCGCTTTTCCTACAGCAGATACATGAGGGACAAGTTGGATACATTGGTTGACTTTCCAGTAAA cgaCTTGGACATGTCAGAGTTCCTTATTAATCCCAATGCAGGGCCTTGCCGCTACAACTTGATCGCTGTCTCCAACCACTATGGAGGAATGGGAGGAGGGCATT ATActgcttttgcaaaaaataagGATGATGGAAAATGGTACTACTTTGATGACAGTAGTGTGTCCCCTGCGTGTGAGGACCAAATAGTG TCCAAAGCAGCATATGTGCTCTTCTACCAGAGACAGGACACGATCAGTGGAACTGGCTTTTTCCCTCTTGACCGGGAAACTAAACAAGGTGCTTCAGCTGCCACAGGCATCCCACTAGAAAGCGATGAAGACAGCAATGAAAACGATAATGatatagaaaatgaaaattgtatGCACACTAACTAA
- the USP15 gene encoding ubiquitin carboxyl-terminal hydrolase 15 isoform X1 translates to MAEGGAADLETQRTDVAALLKTALRKGDTWYLVDSRWFKQWKKYVGFDSWDKYQMGDQNVYPGPIDNSGLLKDGDSQSLKEHLIDELDYILLPTEGWNRLVSWYTLMEGQEPIARKVVEQGMFVKHCKVEVYLTELKLCENGNMNNVVTRRFSKADTIDTIEKEIRKIFNIPGEKETRLWNKYMSNTFEPLNKPDSTIQDAGLYQGQVLVIEQKNEDGTWPRGPSTPKSPGASNFSTLPKISPSLSNNYNNMNNRNVKNSNYCLPSYTAYKNYDYSEPGRHNEQPGLCGLSNLGNTCFMNSAIQCLSNTPPLTEYFLNDKYQEELNFDNPLGMRGEIAKSYAELIKQMWSGKYSYVTPRAFKTQVGRFAPQFSGYQQQDCQELLAFLLDGLHEDLNRIRKKPYIQLKDADGRPDKVVAEEAWENHLKRNDSIIVDIFHGLFKSTLVCPECAKISVTFDPFCYLTLPLPMKKERTLEVYLVRMDPLAKPMQYKVVVPKIGNILDLCTALASLSGVAADKMIVTDIYNHRFHRIFGMDENLSSIMERDDIYVFEIAINRTEDTEQVIIPVCLREKCRHTSYSHSGSSLFGQPFLIAVPRNNTEDKLYNLLLLRMCRYVKTCTESEDTEGSLHCCKDHGINGNGPNGIHEEGSPSEMETDEQDDESSQDQELPSENENSQSEDSVGGDNDSENGLCTEDTCKGQPLTGHKKRLFTFQFNNLGNTDINYIKDDTRHIRFDDRQPRLDERSFLALDWDPELKKRYFDDSAAEDFEKHESVEYKPPKKPFVKLKDCIELFTTKEKLGAEDPWYCPNCKEHQQATKKLDLWSLPPVLVVHLKRFSYSRYMRDKLDTLVDFPVNDLDMSEFLINPNAGPCRYNLIAVSNHYGGMGGGHYTAFAKNKDDGKWYYFDDSSVSPACEDQIVSKAAYVLFYQRQDTISGTGFFPLDRETKQGASAATGIPLESDEDSNENDNDIENENCMHTN, encoded by the exons ATGGTGATTCTCAGTCTCTCAAGGAACATCTCATTGATGAGCTGGACTACATCCTTTTGCCAACTGAAGGCTGGAATAGGCTAGTTAGCTGGTACACACTGATGGAAGGTCAAGAGCCAATAGCACGCAAG GTCGTTGAACAGGGTATGTTTGTAAAGCACTGCAAAGTAGAAGTATATCTAACAGAATTAAAGCTTTGTGAAAATGGAAATATGAACAATGTTGTCACACGAAGATTTAGTAAAGCTGATACAATAG ATACAATTGAAAAAGAGATAAGAAAGATCTTCAATATTCCAGGTGAAAAAGAGACCAGATTGTGGAACAAATACATGAGTAATACTTTTGAACCTTTGAATAAACCGGACAGTACCATACAGGATGCTGGTTTATACCAGGGACAG GTACTGGTGATAGAGCAGAAGAATGAGGATGGAACATGGCCTAGAGGTCCTTCAACTCCTAA gtcCCCAGGTGCATCCAATTTTTCAACTTTACCAAAGATCTCTCCATCTCTATCAAATAATTATAACAACATGAACAACAGAAA tgTGAAAAATTCAAACTATTGTCTCCCATCATATACTGCTTATAAGAATTATGATTATTCAGAGCCAGGAAGACACAATGAGCAGCCAGGCCTATGTGGCCTGAGTAACTTGGGGAATACATGTTTCATGAATTCAGCAATTCAG TGTCTGAGCAACACACCTCCTCTTACAGAATACTTCCTCAATGATAAATACCAAGAAGAGCTGAATTTTGACAATCCTTTAGGAATGCGAGGTGAAATAGCAAAATCTTACGCAGAACTTATCAAGCAAATGTGGTCAGGAAAATACAGCTATGTTACCCCAAGAGCATTCAAG acacaAGTGGGACGATTTGCCCCACAATTTTCTGGTTATCAGCAACAAGATTGTCAAGAGCTACTGGCTTTTCTGTTAGATGGATTACATGAGGATTTGAATCGCATTAGGAAAAAGCCTTACATTCAGTTAAAGGATGCAGACGGGAGACCAGACAAG GTGGTTGCTGAAGAAGCCTGGgaaaaccatttaaaaagaaatgattcCATCATTGTAGATATATTTCATGGCCTTTTTAAATCCACCCTAGTTTGTCCTGAATGTGCTAAGATATCTGTAACCTTTGATCCCTTTTGTTACTTGACACTTCCATTACCCATGAAAAAAGAACGCACTTTGGAAGTTTATTTAGTTAGAATGGATCCACTTGCAAAGCCTATGCAG tacaaagtAGTTGTTCCCAAAATTGGCAATATATTGGATCTTTGCACAGCATTGGCGTCTTTGTCTGGTGTTGCTGCAGATAAG ATGATTGTTACTGATATATACAATCACAGGTTCCACAGGATATTTGGCATGGATGAAAATCTAAGTAGTATTATGGAACGTGATGATATTTACGT atttGAAATTGCTATCAATAGAACAGAAGATACAGAGCAAGTTATAATTCCTGTTTGTTTAAGGGAAAAGTGCAGGCACACTAGCTACAGCCATAGTGGTTCTTCACTGTTTGGTCAACCTTTTCTCATAGCAGTGCCTAGAAACAATACGGAAGATAAACTGTATAACCTGCTGCTGCTAAGAATGTG CCGATATGTAAAAACATGTACTGAAAGTGAAGACACTGAAGGATCCCTACATTGCTGTAAGGACCATGGTATCAACGGTAATGGCCCAAATGGAATACATGAAGAAGGATCTCCAA GTGAAATGGAAACAGATGAACAAGATGATGAATCCAGCCAGGATCAGGAACTTCCTTCAGAGAATGAAAACAGCCAGTCAGAAGACTCAGTTGGAGGTGACAATGACTCTGAAAATGGATTATGTACTGAGGATACTTGCAAAGGTCAACCACTCACGGGACACAAAAAGCGATTGTTTACATTCCAGTTCAATAATTTAGGCAATACTGACATAAACTACATCAAAGATGATACCAGGCATATTAGATTTGATGATAGGCAACCTAGGCTTGATG AAAGATCTTTCCTTGCTTTGGATTGGGATCCTGAATTGAAGAAGAGATATTTTGATGATAGTGCAGCAGAG gattttgaaaaacatgaaaGTGTGGAGTATAAGCCTCCCAAAAAGCCTTTTGTGAAATTAAAAGACTGCATTGAGCTGTTCACAACAAAGGAAAAACTAGGTGCTGAAGACCCTTG gtattGTCCAAACTGTAAAGAGCATCAGCAAGCTACCAAGAAGTTAGACTTGTGGTCACTGCCCCCTGTACTGGTAGTTCATCTGAAGCGCTTTTCCTACAGCAGATACATGAGGGACAAGTTGGATACATTGGTTGACTTTCCAGTAAA cgaCTTGGACATGTCAGAGTTCCTTATTAATCCCAATGCAGGGCCTTGCCGCTACAACTTGATCGCTGTCTCCAACCACTATGGAGGAATGGGAGGAGGGCATT ATActgcttttgcaaaaaataagGATGATGGAAAATGGTACTACTTTGATGACAGTAGTGTGTCCCCTGCGTGTGAGGACCAAATAGTG TCCAAAGCAGCATATGTGCTCTTCTACCAGAGACAGGACACGATCAGTGGAACTGGCTTTTTCCCTCTTGACCGGGAAACTAAACAAGGTGCTTCAGCTGCCACAGGCATCCCACTAGAAAGCGATGAAGACAGCAATGAAAACGATAATGatatagaaaatgaaaattgtatGCACACTAACTAA